Below is a window of Picosynechococcus sp. PCC 7002 DNA.
CTGCTAGAACAACTCGCTGCCAATAACAGCACCGAACTGCCAGAAGTGAGCGTCAACGAAGAAATTACCGCAGTCCTCACCCAGCAGATGATGGAATTCAGCCGCATGGGCATCGATGTGAATCGCATTTTTACCAAGGATATGATTCCTAAACTGCGAGAAACGGCTCGCCCAGAAGCAGAACAACGGCTCAGCAACTCCTTGATTCTCACGGAAATTGCTAAGGTCGAGAAGATCGAAATTGATACCGACAAATTCAACGAGCGCCTAGAGGAAGCTAAGGCAGAACTCCAGGAAGGCTTTGATGAAGAGCGTCTCCAGGAAGCCATCAAAGAAGAGTTGACCATTGATGCAACCCTCGATTGGCTCGAAGAGCAGTCTGAGATCGAATTTGTCCCTGCCGGAACTCTCGAAGCAGAAGAGGCTGAGGCAGCAAACGGAGAAGAATAGAGCTTTAGACGCTTATGTTTAAACTCTAAAACTAATTGCGAAAAGACCCCACTTGGGGTCTTTTTTGTTGGTATCTCAGGTTTTCAAGCTATCCCATCACACCCTTTATGCCGACAGGGTTAAAATTTCTGGCCCTTCTGGGGTGATCGCAATCGTATGTTCAAACTGGGCCGAGAGCTTACCGTCCTTGGTCACCGCCGTCCAACCATCACCGAGTAGCTGGCTCTCATAGGTGCCTTCATTGATCATTGGTTCAATGGTAAAAACCATCCCCGGACGAATTTTGGTACCCTTACCGCGTTTACCGTAGTGGGGAACCTGGGGCTCTGTGTGGAAGACATTACTAATGCCATGACCGACAAAATCACGCACGACTGAATAGCCTTGGGATTCGGCATATTCTTGGATCGCCGCCCCAATATCACCGATGCGACCGTTGGGTTGAGCTGCTTCAATGCCGATGTACAGACATTTTTCCGTTACTTCGACTAATTTTTTAACCCTGGGTGCTGGGGTGCCCACAAAAAAAGTCCGAGACGTATCACCATGGTAGCCATCGAGAATGGGGGTCACATCGATATTGATGATGTCGCCGTCTTTGAGGACTTTTTTCTTACTGGGAATGCCGTGACAAATTACTTCATTGACACTGGTACAAATAGATTTTGGGTAAGGGTTACTCTTGCCATAACCGAGGGGGGCGCTTTTTGCACCGTGTTTTTGGGTCCATTCCTCCGCTGCATCGTTCAATTCGAGGGTCGTCACTCCCGGTTTAACCAGAGGCTCTAGGTAATCAAGGAGTTGCGCCGCTAGCCGTCCCGCATTGCGCATTTTTTCAATTTCTCGTTTTGATAGCAGAACGATGCCTTTACCCATGGGAGTTTATTGCTTGTAAGACCAACAGAATTATCAGAGGTTTATTGTAACAGCCCTAAAAGCCTTCGGCGAATCATTGCTGCGCCTGTCAAGTCCCCAGGGAGGGCGACTGAGACCCTCGGCGATCGCCAAAATTGCGACGCAATGATCAGCAGAGTTTGCCGAAATCAAAGATGTCGGTTGGCTGTTTTTCCTATAAGTGATTAAAAATTTCTGAGGAGCCTGCCCAGCAAAAGTTCAGTTGACAACAATCTCCTATAATACGAAGTCTGCAGTATGCATTAACACATATTCTTAACTTTGTAATTTCCGTCGGAGAATTGTCCTATGGCTCGCATGTATTATGATGCGGACGCAAACTTAGATCTGTTAAACGGCAAAACCGTTGCCATCATCGGCTATGGTTCCCAGGGCCATGCCCATGCCCTCAACCTCAAAGACAGTGGGATTAACGTCGTTATCGGCCTATATGCCGGAAGTAAGTCCACAGCCAAAGCCGAAGCAGAAGGTCTAAAGGTTTTACCTGTTGCGGAAGCAGCAAAAGTGGCGGACTGGATCATGATTTTGTTACCCGACGATGTCCAAAAATCTGTCTACACCAAAGATATTCTCCCCAACCTCCAAGCGGGCAATGTACTTTCCTTTGCTCACGGCTTCAATATCAACTTCGGCCAAATCGTTCCCCCCGCTGATGTAGACGTTGTAATGGTTGCCCCTAAAGGCCCTGGTCACCTCGTGCGTCGTACCTATGAACAAGGTCAAGGGGTGCCCGCATTATTCGCAGTTTACCAAGACGCCACAGGTCAAGCCCGTGATTTGGCGATGGCCTATGCGAAAGGCATCGGCGGTACTCGCGGTGGCATCCTTGAAACCACGTTCCGAGAAGAAACGGAGACTGATCTATTCGGTGAACAGGCAGTTCTCTGTGGTGGTCTGAGTGCTCTGATTAAAGCTGGTTTTGAAACCCTCGTCGAAGCGGGTTACCAGCCGGAGTTGGCTTACTTTGAGTGTCTCCATGAAGTGAAGCTCATTGTTGACCTCGTTGTGGAAGGTGGTCTGGCGAAAATGCGGGATAGCATTTCTACCACCGCTGAGTATGGTGATTATGTCAGTGGGCCACGGGTGATCACTGCTGAAACCAAAGCCGCAATGAAGGAAATTCTGACCGAAATCCAAACGGGTGAGTTTGCACGAAATTTCATCCTCGAAAATCAGTCGGGTCAAGCGCAATTTACGGCTATTCGTCGCCGTGAAGCAGAACATCCCATTGAAGTTGTGGGTAAGGATCTGCGGGCAATGTTTAGCTGGTTGAAGGAAAGCTAATCGAGAAATTAGATTGATTTAATATTTAATAACAATATTAAGTTAAACCGATTAGGTGAGAGTCAGTGATTCTCACCTTTTTTTTAACTGGGCGGTTTCACTTGGGCAATGTGGGCAGCGCAAATATATTGGGTGGGAATCGTCTGAATTTTTCGAGCTTGAAAGACAGCCTTTAGTTCATCAAAGAGCTGCCTGCGAACTGTGGGATCTAGGGCAATGTAGGGAGAAAGAGTTGTGAGTAATTTGAGGTAATCGTTGGGGGAATAATCTTTGGTTTCAATGACCTGGGTTAGTTCTAAGTTTTGAAAACAATTTGAATCAAGCAAACCCTGGCTGATGTTCTTGAGATTTTGTTCCTGGACAGCGATATTTTCAAAGCTGGCAAAGCTGGGCATATATTTTTCATAGAGAGGCAAGAGATCCTGAAAAATGGTGGGATCCGGTTGGGGAACGGTATTCCAAAGCAGAAGTATGTTCCCCTGGGGCTTGAGTAAGTTGGCGATCGCCTGGCATCTGGTGTCTGGTTGTAGCCAGTGAAAAGAAGTACTGGCAAGGATAGTATCGAATTTTTCTGGGGTCGGTTGCCATTCCTCAAAGGTGGTATTAATAATTTGAATTGGGTAATTTTGAAAACGTTGGGCGGCAAATTCACAGGCTCGTGGGTTCGGCTCTAGACAGATTAATGAAAAACCCCGTTGGGCAAAATGTTGCGTTGCATTGCCTGGGCCGCTGCCAATTTCTAGAATGACACTTTCCGGCTTGATTTTTCCGCAGATTAAATCAATAATTTCCGGCATATAGGGGGCACGATATTGGTCATAGGCCTGGGTTGCCTCTGCATACCAATGTTGACGTGCTTCGATGGGTTGAGCATAAATTTTTTGAAAAAAGGCGTCAAAATTTTTCATATTTTAAAAGCTTAAAAGAACAGTATTTTCGGTTATTTAATATTAGTTATTTTCTTGATGATTAAAATTAAGGAAGTAAAAAACCAACCTCCTTTTTACAATAAAACAAATCCCTGGGGTGATGAAATGGCGGGATTATGGGAAGATCATCATAGTCGATTGCTCTTTGAATTGTTCCGTAAGTATTAATGACAACGCCGCTGCTGCTCCTAATTGATGGTCACTCCCTCGCCTTTCGCTGCTACTACGCCTTTGCCAAGTCTAGACAAGGGGCGCTGCGGACTTCAACGGGCATTCCGACGAGTATTTGCTTTGGCTTTCTCAATGCCCTTGTGCAGGTGATCGAACGCCAAAAACCCGATGCGGTGGCGATCGCCTTTGACCGACCTGAACCCACCTTTCGCCACACCGCCGACGAGAACTACAAGGCCCAACGTAAGCCTGCCCCAGACGATTTCCGGCCCGATTTTGAAAATCTCCTCGACCTGCTCGATAGCTTAAATGTGTCCCGGGTGACTGCCGTGGGTTACGAAGCCGATGATGTGCTTGCGACCCTCGCCCGACAAGCCAGTGAAGCGGGCCAACAGGTAAAAATTTTGACAGGCGATCGCGATCTTTTTCAGTTGGTAGACCCTGACAAAAAAATCAGCATTCTTTACCTCGATACCAAGGGCGTCAAAAGCGGTAGCTATGAAGAATTTACTCCGGAACTCGTCGAAGCAAAATTAGGTGTAAAACCAGAGCAAGTCGTAGATTTTAAAGCCCTGGCTGGCGATTCATCTGATAACTATAAAGGCGTCCAGGGCATTGGTGAGAAAACTGCCATTAAGCTCATCCATGAATTTGGCAGTTTAGATAATATTTATGCCAACCTCGATAATATTAAAGGCGCCACTAAAAAACGCCTAGAAACAGACAAAGACGCTGCCTATCATTGTCAAAAATTAGCAAAAATTGCCCAGGATGCGCCCCTTGATATTCTCTTAAATGAGCTTCATTTAACTGGCTTTAATCTAGAGCAAGCAATCGGGATTTTAACGAAATTAGAACTCAAAAAATTTATTCAAGATATTGGTAGAATCCAGCAAATTTTTGGCGCAGAAACGATTGAAATTCCCACCCTAGAATCTGTCCAGTCCAATAATACAATCGTTGACGAAGCAGGTAACGCACAATTATCTATTTTTGCCCCCTCAGATCCCGACCAAAATCAAGCCCAGACGCCCCCAACTGCAACTATCTCGCCGATCCAGCCACTGATTATTGACACCGCAGAGAAGCTCACTGAGTTAATCGATCAACTCAAAACCCAAACTGATGTCAATCACCCCGTGGCCTGGGATACAGAAACTACCGGTTTAGATCCCCGGGAAGTCGATCTCGTGGGTATTGGGTGCTGTTGGGGGAGAGACCCAGGCAATATTGCCTACATTCCCATTGCTCACCATAACGGAAACCAACTAGAAAAAACGCAAATTTTTCAGGCTCTAAAACCGATTTTGGAAACAGAAAAATATCCAAAAGTTTTTCAAAATGCGAAGTTTGACCGCGCTATTTTTGCCCACCAGGGAATCAGCCTAGCTGGGGTAGTGTTCGATACGATGTTAGCAAGTTATGTTTTACATCCAGAGATGAAACATAATTTAACGGATTTGAGCCTACGTTATCTGGGAAATATCATTGCTAAAAGCTATAAAGATTTAGGGTTAACCAAAAAACAAACCATTGCAGATTTAGAGATTTCCGTTGCGGCAGAATACTGCGGCTTAGATGTTTATACAACTTATTTAGTCTGCCAAAAATTAAAAGTCGAGCTTAAAGATTACCCCGATTTAGAAAAACTTCTAGAAAAAGTTGAAACGCCCCTGGAACCAGTACTCTGTGCCATGGAAAATACAGGTATTCGCATTGATCAAGACTATCTTCAACAATTAGCCGAAGAATTGGGGGCTGACTTAACAGACCTAGAAATCAAAGCTTACAACGCAGCAGATGAACGATTTAATCTCAATTCCCCCAAACAATTAGGAGAAATCCTTTTTGAAAAGTTGGGTTTAAACACAAAGAAAACACGAAAAACCAAAACAGGCTATTCAACAAACCATGCTGTCCTCGAAAAATTACAAGGGGATCATCCGATCATTGATTACATTCTTGAATATCGTACCCTTGCAAAATTAAAATCCACCTATATTGATGCTTTGCCGACCCTCGTTAGCCCAAAAACCGATAGAATTCATACAGATTTCAATCAAACTTTGACCAGTACAGGGCGACTTTCTTCATCGAACCCCAATTTGCAAAATATTCCGGTACGCACTGAATTTTCCCAACGGATTCGGCGGGCATTTATCCCTAAGGAAAACTGGGTACTTGTCGCGGCAGATTATTCACAAATTGAACTCAGAATCCTGACCCACTTAAGTCAAGAACCCATTTTATTACAGGCCTACCAAGCCGGAGAAGATGTCCACCGGGTCACAGCACAGATGATCTTTGATCGGGACTCACCCCAGGCAGTGACTGCCGCAGAACGACGGATTGGTAAGATTATCAATTTTGGCGTGATCTATGGGATGGGTGCCCAGCGGTTTGCCCGGGAAGCGGGCGTTTCTAAGGAAGAAGGACGGGCTTTTATTGACCGCTACCATGAACGCTATGCTAAGGTTTTTGAGTATTTAGAACTGGTTAAAAAGCAGGCGATCGCCCAGGGTTATGTGAGTACAATTTTGCAGCGACGGCGCAACTTTGACTTTATCAGTAACTGTTTAATTGAACTAAAAGGCAGCGACCCCAAAGCGATTGATTTAGATAGCCTCGATTATGCCTACAACGATGCCCAATTATTACGGGCAGCAGCTAATGCACCGATCCAGGGTTCCAGTGCCGATATTATCAAAGTGGCGATGATCCAAATTCACGAATTATTAAAGGATTATCAGGCTCGTTTGTTACTCCAAGTTCACGATGAATTGGTTTTTGAAATGCCCCCAGAAGAATGGGAAGAATTAGGCTCTAAAATTAAAACCACAATGGAGCAAGCGGTACCTTTATCTATTCCTTTAGTGGTTGATATTCACTGCGGTAAAAATTGGCTCGATGCGAAGTAACAATGGCGAATTCTGATCCTATTTATGGCTGGCTAGAGACCGCTTTGGCCACTATCAAAAAAGCAAATTGGTATCGACAACCGAAAACAATCACCAGTCAATCGGGGGCGACGGTCACCTTAAATGGTCAATCGGTGGTTAATTTTGCCAGCAATGACTATCTGGGTTTAGCGGGCGATCGCCGCTTAATTGATGCTGCCATAGCGGCCACCGAGGCGCTGGGGACAGGGAGTACAGGCTCTCGGCTCACCAGTGGCCACCGACAACTCCACCAGGATTTGGAGCAGGCGATCGCCAATCTCAAACAAACCGAAGATGCCCTAGTATTTAGCTCCGGTTACCTAGCCAACTTCGGCACCATTAGCGCCATTACTAACAAAAAAGACCTGATTTTAGGAGATCAATACAACCATTCGAGTTTAAAAAATGGGGCAAAATTAAGCGGCGCGACGGTGTTGGAATATGACCACAATGATTTAGACGCATTACGTCAGCTTCTCGAAACCCATCGGCAAAACTACCGCCGTTGCCTGATCACCACCGATAGCGTTTTTAGTATGGATGGCGATCTCTGTTTACTGCCCGAACTGTTGGCGATCGCCAAGGAATTTTCCACCATGCTACTCGTGGACGAAGCCCACGGGACTGGGGTTTTGGGCCAAAAAGGTGCCGGAGTCGTGGAACATTTTCACTGTACCCAGCAACCGCTTATCCAAGTGGGCACCCTCAGCAAAGCCCTGGGCAGTCTCGGCGGCTATGTAGCGGGCAGCAAAGCCTTAATTGATTTTCTCCGTAACCGTGCTTCGACTTGGATTTACACCACCGGACTCTCCCCAGCGGATACGGCGGCCGCCCTCGCCGCGATTCATATTTTGCAGGAGGAACCCCAACGGCGGCAGCAACTCTGGGAAAACATTCGTCAGTTAAAAAGCGCCCTTGGGAACCATGAATTGGTGCCTTCTGAGTCGGCGGTGCTTTGTTTTGGTCTCGCTAATCCGCAGCAAGCACTAGCCATGGGCGATCGCCTTTTGGCCACAGGTTTCTTTGCCCCTGCCATTCGCCCGCCAACAGTTCCTACCAGCCGCATTCGCGTGTCGGTGATGGCGACCCATAGCCCCCAACAGATCCAAGGATTTATCGAAATATTCCAGCGGTGCTTTGCGGAATTTTCTGGGTCATCGAATCTTTAATTTTCCTCAATTTGGAAAGCCTCTTTTTCCGCCTCTAGGATCTCCGGCGGCACCTGAAAGCGGGGTCTGCCATTTTCATCAATGCGAACAATGACTCCCATCGCCTCTAGCTCGGCGATCGCCCGTCTCTGGGTTTCCACATCCCGCGCCTGCCCCAAAATCGACGACCAAGCCGTTACCCGCGCCATAATACTACGGGGATCCCGTTCCAAAAAGGCAACACTGGCCTCAGAGCGTTGTTGGGCATTTTGACTTTCGGGGT
It encodes the following:
- the map gene encoding type I methionyl aminopeptidase, which translates into the protein MGKGIVLLSKREIEKMRNAGRLAAQLLDYLEPLVKPGVTTLELNDAAEEWTQKHGAKSAPLGYGKSNPYPKSICTSVNEVICHGIPSKKKVLKDGDIINIDVTPILDGYHGDTSRTFFVGTPAPRVKKLVEVTEKCLYIGIEAAQPNGRIGDIGAAIQEYAESQGYSVVRDFVGHGISNVFHTEPQVPHYGKRGKGTKIRPGMVFTIEPMINEGTYESQLLGDGWTAVTKDGKLSAQFEHTIAITPEGPEILTLSA
- the ilvC gene encoding ketol-acid reductoisomerase, with amino-acid sequence MARMYYDADANLDLLNGKTVAIIGYGSQGHAHALNLKDSGINVVIGLYAGSKSTAKAEAEGLKVLPVAEAAKVADWIMILLPDDVQKSVYTKDILPNLQAGNVLSFAHGFNINFGQIVPPADVDVVMVAPKGPGHLVRRTYEQGQGVPALFAVYQDATGQARDLAMAYAKGIGGTRGGILETTFREETETDLFGEQAVLCGGLSALIKAGFETLVEAGYQPELAYFECLHEVKLIVDLVVEGGLAKMRDSISTTAEYGDYVSGPRVITAETKAAMKEILTEIQTGEFARNFILENQSGQAQFTAIRRREAEHPIEVVGKDLRAMFSWLKES
- a CDS encoding class I SAM-dependent methyltransferase, with translation MKNFDAFFQKIYAQPIEARQHWYAEATQAYDQYRAPYMPEIIDLICGKIKPESVILEIGSGPGNATQHFAQRGFSLICLEPNPRACEFAAQRFQNYPIQIINTTFEEWQPTPEKFDTILASTSFHWLQPDTRCQAIANLLKPQGNILLLWNTVPQPDPTIFQDLLPLYEKYMPSFASFENIAVQEQNLKNISQGLLDSNCFQNLELTQVIETKDYSPNDYLKLLTTLSPYIALDPTVRRQLFDELKAVFQARKIQTIPTQYICAAHIAQVKPPS
- the polA gene encoding DNA polymerase I, which encodes MTTPLLLLIDGHSLAFRCYYAFAKSRQGALRTSTGIPTSICFGFLNALVQVIERQKPDAVAIAFDRPEPTFRHTADENYKAQRKPAPDDFRPDFENLLDLLDSLNVSRVTAVGYEADDVLATLARQASEAGQQVKILTGDRDLFQLVDPDKKISILYLDTKGVKSGSYEEFTPELVEAKLGVKPEQVVDFKALAGDSSDNYKGVQGIGEKTAIKLIHEFGSLDNIYANLDNIKGATKKRLETDKDAAYHCQKLAKIAQDAPLDILLNELHLTGFNLEQAIGILTKLELKKFIQDIGRIQQIFGAETIEIPTLESVQSNNTIVDEAGNAQLSIFAPSDPDQNQAQTPPTATISPIQPLIIDTAEKLTELIDQLKTQTDVNHPVAWDTETTGLDPREVDLVGIGCCWGRDPGNIAYIPIAHHNGNQLEKTQIFQALKPILETEKYPKVFQNAKFDRAIFAHQGISLAGVVFDTMLASYVLHPEMKHNLTDLSLRYLGNIIAKSYKDLGLTKKQTIADLEISVAAEYCGLDVYTTYLVCQKLKVELKDYPDLEKLLEKVETPLEPVLCAMENTGIRIDQDYLQQLAEELGADLTDLEIKAYNAADERFNLNSPKQLGEILFEKLGLNTKKTRKTKTGYSTNHAVLEKLQGDHPIIDYILEYRTLAKLKSTYIDALPTLVSPKTDRIHTDFNQTLTSTGRLSSSNPNLQNIPVRTEFSQRIRRAFIPKENWVLVAADYSQIELRILTHLSQEPILLQAYQAGEDVHRVTAQMIFDRDSPQAVTAAERRIGKIINFGVIYGMGAQRFAREAGVSKEEGRAFIDRYHERYAKVFEYLELVKKQAIAQGYVSTILQRRRNFDFISNCLIELKGSDPKAIDLDSLDYAYNDAQLLRAAANAPIQGSSADIIKVAMIQIHELLKDYQARLLLQVHDELVFEMPPEEWEELGSKIKTTMEQAVPLSIPLVVDIHCGKNWLDAK
- the bioF gene encoding 8-amino-7-oxononanoate synthase, which gives rise to MANSDPIYGWLETALATIKKANWYRQPKTITSQSGATVTLNGQSVVNFASNDYLGLAGDRRLIDAAIAATEALGTGSTGSRLTSGHRQLHQDLEQAIANLKQTEDALVFSSGYLANFGTISAITNKKDLILGDQYNHSSLKNGAKLSGATVLEYDHNDLDALRQLLETHRQNYRRCLITTDSVFSMDGDLCLLPELLAIAKEFSTMLLVDEAHGTGVLGQKGAGVVEHFHCTQQPLIQVGTLSKALGSLGGYVAGSKALIDFLRNRASTWIYTTGLSPADTAAALAAIHILQEEPQRRQQLWENIRQLKSALGNHELVPSESAVLCFGLANPQQALAMGDRLLATGFFAPAIRPPTVPTSRIRVSVMATHSPQQIQGFIEIFQRCFAEFSGSSNL